The proteins below are encoded in one region of Limnochorda pilosa:
- a CDS encoding radical SAM/SPASM domain-containing protein, producing MHNSLTGAIAAIAPAQAEQARHFLRSKAADLPRETNLEEQLAEAGFLVPIGTDEDGSAMDQYLAKYGTSHLQLIILPTEQCNFRCVYCYESFSRGAMPSEVQKALKECVARQVNLERLNITWFGGEPLVAADVVVNLQQYFSQHCKRHGIEFSSTLVSNGYLLTPAVADKLLHLGLSHLQITLDGTAAEHNKRRHLMDGGETFEKIMVNLRYLKQRTERVRVTLRHNYDRRNLSHAPEFIELMAREFADDPRFEFVFEPIGKWGGQNDSVLDVYEGKERAATKIHLQRLAKEAGFRNAYQAQVLRPNGFVCYAADPRSFVVGSDGTLYKCTVELDKNERNVVGRLTQDGKLMVDWQKVALWTESNGAWRQNSKCTGCFFLPACFGAICPKEWLDRADVTCPPEKRFIGETLRTIALRSVNDGAQRSGSAAVERGAGASSQTELAGGKLSGRPNS from the coding sequence TTGCACAACTCCCTGACAGGTGCAATAGCGGCAATAGCCCCCGCGCAGGCTGAGCAAGCCCGCCATTTTCTGCGAAGCAAAGCAGCGGATCTCCCGCGTGAGACCAACCTAGAAGAGCAGCTTGCAGAGGCAGGATTCCTGGTGCCCATCGGAACTGACGAAGACGGTTCGGCGATGGACCAATACTTGGCCAAGTACGGTACCAGTCATTTACAATTGATTATACTGCCGACTGAACAGTGTAACTTTCGGTGTGTGTACTGCTACGAATCGTTCTCGCGTGGTGCCATGCCATCTGAAGTCCAGAAAGCATTGAAGGAATGCGTCGCCAGACAAGTTAACCTAGAGCGATTGAATATCACGTGGTTCGGTGGCGAACCTCTGGTAGCGGCGGACGTCGTTGTCAATCTTCAACAGTACTTCTCGCAACACTGCAAGCGTCACGGTATCGAGTTCTCTTCGACGCTTGTGTCGAACGGTTACCTGTTGACGCCAGCTGTGGCTGACAAGTTGCTCCACCTTGGCCTTTCGCATCTCCAGATAACCCTTGATGGTACCGCAGCAGAGCATAACAAGCGTCGCCATCTCATGGATGGTGGTGAGACTTTCGAGAAGATCATGGTGAACTTACGCTACCTCAAGCAACGTACCGAGCGAGTGAGAGTGACGCTTAGGCACAATTACGATAGAAGGAATCTCTCACATGCACCAGAGTTTATAGAACTTATGGCACGCGAATTCGCCGACGATCCTCGATTTGAATTCGTCTTCGAACCCATAGGCAAGTGGGGAGGCCAGAACGACTCCGTACTTGACGTCTACGAAGGCAAGGAACGGGCAGCGACCAAGATCCACCTACAGAGACTGGCGAAGGAGGCCGGATTCCGAAACGCCTATCAAGCCCAGGTGCTGCGGCCCAATGGGTTTGTTTGCTATGCTGCAGACCCAAGATCCTTTGTGGTCGGGTCCGACGGAACACTGTATAAGTGCACCGTAGAGCTCGACAAGAACGAACGCAACGTCGTTGGCCGGTTAACGCAAGACGGCAAGTTAATGGTGGACTGGCAGAAGGTTGCGCTTTGGACTGAGTCTAATGGTGCCTGGCGGCAGAACTCCAAATGCACTGGCTGCTTCTTTCTCCCAGCGTGCTTCGGCGCGATATGCCCAAAGGAGTGGCTGGACAGAGCAGACGTGACGTGCCCTCCGGAGAAGCGGTTTATAGGGGAAACGCTCCGCACCATAGCGCTGAGGAGCGTGAATGACGGCGCGCAGCGGAGCGGGTCCGCCGCAGTGGAACGCGGCGCTGGCGCCTCCTCCCAGACGGAGCTGGCTGGGGGAAAGCTTTCGGGCCGGCCCAATTCCTAG
- the ileS gene encoding isoleucine--tRNA ligase — protein sequence MDYQKTVQLPQTAFPMRAQLAQREPERLEAWRKARLYQKLQEERRAARSAGGPAATADGRTPGPDFVLHDGPPYANGQIHIGTALNKVLKDVIVRSHAMEGEWAPYVPGWDTHGLPIERAALQEMGVDAESLDPLELRRRCREYALRFVDVQREEFERLGIWGEWEVPYLTLSPEYEARQIEVFGEMARKGYVYKGLKPVYWCPDCRTALAEAEIEYQDHRSPSIYVAFPVTDARGLFQPENASVLIWTTTPWTLPANKAIALHPELEYVLVHVGDGPEAPRYLVARGLLDGVRKALGWSRADVVGAWKGAELEGVVTRHPLKGMPSPVILGRHVTLEQGTGAVHTAPGHGLEDYEVGTRYGLEVYAPLDDRGRFTEAEPRYAGLPVSDANGRILEDLKEAGLLLNASTLVHSYAHCWRCKSPVLFRATPQWFASVEGFRQEALEAVGDVTWVPAWGEERMREMVRERQDWCISRQRLWGVPIPAFYCGSCGEAVIEPETIAAVAGLFRREGSDAWFRREAAEILPEGFRCPHCGGGCFRKETDIMDVWFDSGSSHAAVLEDRGLGWPSDLYLEGGDQFRGWFQSSLLTAVATRGRAPYRKVLTHGWVLDGEGRAMHKSLGNTVSPLDVVDRYGADVLRLWVAASDYQSDVRVSEAILEQVADVYRRIRNTLRFMLGNLFDFDPTRDAVGAEALEEVDRWALSRYARLVERVRAAYREDAFHLVYHDVNTFCTAEMGGFYLDVLKDRLYCERPDAPGRRAAQTVLYRMVSGLIRLVAPILVFTADEAWEHLPEAARPEPSVHLATFPGVAAAGVTEPAADRDRDLAAEWDLLLDVRHAVYQAIEEARDRREVGGSQEARVDLYLPPDVAGSLAARLLARGDLAGLFLVSEVRFHEGEPPEGAVRARVQGAEVGVTVSRSPHDRCPRCRRNHPTTGSDPRFPDLCARCAEVVASLEPSAVDASAG from the coding sequence ATGGACTACCAGAAGACCGTTCAGTTGCCGCAGACGGCGTTCCCCATGCGGGCGCAGCTCGCCCAGCGGGAGCCCGAGCGCCTGGAGGCGTGGCGGAAGGCCCGGCTTTACCAGAAGCTCCAGGAAGAGCGCCGGGCTGCCCGCAGCGCGGGCGGGCCGGCGGCGACGGCCGACGGACGCACCCCCGGACCCGACTTCGTGCTCCACGACGGGCCGCCCTACGCCAACGGCCAGATCCACATCGGAACCGCCCTCAACAAGGTCTTGAAGGACGTCATCGTGCGGTCTCACGCCATGGAGGGCGAGTGGGCGCCCTACGTGCCCGGTTGGGACACCCACGGCCTCCCCATCGAGCGGGCGGCCCTGCAGGAGATGGGCGTGGACGCGGAGAGCCTGGACCCGCTGGAGCTCCGCCGGCGCTGTCGCGAGTATGCCCTGCGCTTCGTGGACGTGCAGCGCGAGGAGTTCGAGCGCCTGGGGATCTGGGGCGAGTGGGAGGTCCCCTACCTCACCCTGAGCCCTGAGTACGAGGCCCGGCAGATCGAGGTCTTCGGCGAGATGGCCAGGAAGGGCTACGTCTACAAGGGACTCAAGCCCGTCTACTGGTGCCCGGACTGCCGGACGGCCCTGGCCGAGGCGGAGATCGAGTACCAGGACCACCGCTCGCCCTCGATCTACGTGGCCTTTCCCGTTACCGACGCCCGCGGCCTCTTCCAGCCGGAGAACGCGTCCGTCCTCATCTGGACCACCACTCCCTGGACCCTTCCCGCCAACAAGGCAATCGCGCTCCATCCCGAGCTGGAGTACGTGCTGGTACACGTGGGGGATGGGCCCGAAGCGCCCCGCTACCTGGTAGCCCGGGGGCTCCTGGACGGCGTGCGGAAGGCCCTGGGGTGGAGCCGAGCGGACGTGGTCGGTGCCTGGAAAGGGGCGGAACTGGAAGGGGTGGTCACCCGCCACCCGCTCAAAGGAATGCCCTCGCCCGTCATCCTCGGGCGTCACGTCACCCTCGAGCAGGGCACCGGCGCGGTCCACACCGCCCCCGGTCATGGCCTGGAGGACTACGAGGTGGGGACCCGCTACGGCCTCGAGGTCTACGCGCCCCTGGACGACCGGGGACGCTTCACCGAGGCCGAGCCCCGGTACGCCGGCCTGCCCGTGAGCGACGCCAACGGCCGCATCCTGGAGGACCTGAAGGAGGCCGGCCTGCTCCTGAACGCCTCGACCCTGGTGCACTCCTACGCCCACTGCTGGCGGTGCAAGAGCCCCGTCCTCTTCCGAGCCACGCCCCAGTGGTTCGCCTCGGTGGAGGGCTTCCGGCAGGAAGCGCTGGAGGCCGTGGGGGATGTGACGTGGGTGCCCGCCTGGGGCGAGGAGCGCATGCGGGAGATGGTGCGGGAGCGGCAGGACTGGTGCATCTCCCGCCAGCGGCTCTGGGGCGTGCCCATCCCGGCCTTCTACTGCGGGAGCTGTGGCGAGGCGGTCATCGAGCCCGAGACCATCGCGGCCGTGGCCGGTCTCTTCCGGCGGGAGGGGTCCGACGCCTGGTTCCGGCGCGAGGCGGCGGAGATCCTGCCCGAGGGCTTCCGCTGCCCCCACTGCGGCGGCGGCTGCTTCCGCAAGGAGACCGACATCATGGACGTCTGGTTCGACTCGGGCTCCAGCCACGCGGCGGTGCTGGAGGACCGCGGTCTGGGCTGGCCGTCGGACCTCTACCTGGAGGGCGGCGACCAGTTCCGGGGCTGGTTCCAGTCGTCGCTCCTGACCGCGGTGGCCACCCGGGGGCGGGCGCCGTACCGCAAGGTGCTCACCCACGGCTGGGTGCTGGACGGCGAGGGTCGGGCCATGCACAAGTCCCTGGGCAACACGGTCTCGCCCCTGGACGTGGTGGACCGCTACGGAGCCGACGTGCTGCGGCTCTGGGTGGCCGCGAGCGACTACCAGAGCGACGTGCGGGTCTCCGAAGCCATTCTGGAGCAGGTGGCCGACGTCTACCGCCGCATCCGGAACACCCTCCGCTTCATGCTGGGGAACCTCTTCGACTTCGACCCCACCCGGGACGCGGTGGGCGCCGAGGCCCTGGAGGAGGTGGACCGGTGGGCCCTCTCCCGCTATGCTCGGCTGGTGGAGCGGGTGCGCGCCGCCTACCGGGAGGACGCCTTCCACCTGGTCTACCACGACGTCAACACCTTCTGCACCGCGGAGATGGGCGGCTTCTACCTGGACGTGCTGAAGGACCGCCTCTACTGCGAGCGCCCCGACGCCCCCGGTCGCCGCGCCGCCCAGACCGTCCTCTACCGGATGGTCTCGGGCCTCATCCGGCTGGTGGCCCCCATCCTGGTCTTCACCGCCGACGAGGCCTGGGAGCACCTGCCCGAGGCGGCCCGCCCCGAGCCCAGCGTCCACCTGGCCACCTTCCCCGGGGTAGCCGCCGCCGGTGTGACCGAGCCCGCAGCCGATCGGGACCGGGACCTGGCGGCCGAGTGGGACCTCCTGCTGGACGTGCGCCACGCGGTCTACCAGGCCATCGAGGAGGCCCGGGACCGGCGTGAGGTGGGGGGGAGCCAGGAGGCGCGCGTGGACCTCTACCTTCCCCCGGACGTGGCCGGCTCGCTCGCGGCACGGCTCCTGGCCCGGGGGGACCTAGCCGGTCTCTTCCTGGTGTCGGAGGTGCGCTTCCACGAGGGGGAGCCGCCCGAGGGCGCGGTCCGGGCCCGGGTCCAGGGGGCCGAGGTGGGCGTGACCGTCTCCCGCAGCCCCCACGACCGCTGCCCCCGCTGCCGCCGCAACCACCCCACCACCGGCTCGGATCCCCGCTTCCCGGACCTCTGCGCCCGCTGCGCCGAGGTGGTGGCCAGCCTGGAGCCCTCTGCCGTCGACGCCTCGGCCGGCTGA
- a CDS encoding signal peptidase II, with amino-acid sequence MERVVSRPGVRRLLLVGALVAADQALKLAVSSRLPLGSQLVLWGDALALAPGVNPGASLGILAGSPLLLAAVSLGGAAWVLLRQPSQGRTPFFWPACLVAAGALSNGLDRLRLGGVLDVAALGGRLAFNLADVALLAGALLGVAAAWRSRNESDEAAG; translated from the coding sequence ATGGAACGGGTCGTCTCCAGGCCGGGCGTGCGACGGCTCCTCCTGGTGGGCGCGCTGGTGGCTGCGGATCAGGCGCTGAAGCTTGCCGTCTCCAGCCGCCTCCCGCTAGGTAGCCAGCTGGTCCTCTGGGGCGACGCACTGGCGCTGGCGCCGGGGGTCAACCCGGGGGCGAGCCTGGGGATCCTGGCGGGCAGCCCGCTCCTCCTGGCGGCCGTGAGTCTGGGCGGGGCGGCCTGGGTCCTGCTGAGACAACCGTCGCAGGGCCGTACGCCTTTCTTCTGGCCCGCGTGCCTGGTGGCGGCCGGGGCGCTCTCCAACGGACTGGACCGGCTCCGCCTGGGCGGGGTCCTGGACGTGGCGGCGCTCGGGGGCCGGCTGGCCTTCAACCTGGCCGACGTGGCGCTGCTGGCGGGGGCGCTGCTGGGGGTGGCGGCCGCGTGGCGAAGCCGCAACGAGAGCGACGAAGCGGCGGGGTGA
- a CDS encoding RluA family pseudouridine synthase encodes MAKPQRERRSGGVSTAGEAPALRPSEGEGLRQNPGALEPRTWQVAPEEAGLRLDRFLALKEPLRSRSFWQKRIETGDVRKNGRPAAKSDAVETGDRIEAVLPPPEPDWVPPEAIPLRIVYEDPHLIVIDKPAGMIVHPGAGHKEGSLVAALLAHCGDLSSVGGRMRPGIVHRLDKDTSGLLVAAKDDAAHLGLARQIRSHQVRRVYRAIAYGVVEPPEATVDLPVGRHPLHRTRMAVRPDGRPAVTHYRVLEHLPGPPRCTFLELRLETGRTHQIRVHLSHQGHPLVDDPTYAPGRPRLGLGRQALHAAELAFQHPVTGEDLHLTAPLPQQMEALLRRLRGTPAKG; translated from the coding sequence GTGGCGAAGCCGCAACGAGAGCGACGAAGCGGCGGGGTGAGCACCGCGGGCGAGGCGCCGGCCCTGCGCCCGAGCGAGGGGGAAGGCCTCCGCCAGAACCCGGGGGCGCTCGAGCCCAGGACGTGGCAGGTGGCCCCCGAGGAAGCAGGCCTCCGCCTGGACCGGTTCCTGGCCCTGAAGGAGCCGCTCCGCTCCCGCTCCTTCTGGCAGAAGCGGATCGAAACCGGCGACGTTCGCAAGAACGGCCGACCGGCGGCCAAGTCCGACGCCGTGGAGACGGGCGACCGGATCGAGGCCGTCCTTCCTCCCCCCGAACCGGACTGGGTGCCGCCCGAGGCGATCCCTCTCCGGATCGTCTACGAGGATCCCCACCTGATCGTCATCGACAAGCCGGCGGGCATGATCGTCCACCCGGGGGCGGGGCACAAGGAAGGGAGCCTGGTGGCCGCGCTGCTGGCCCACTGCGGCGATCTCTCCTCGGTGGGCGGGCGCATGCGGCCTGGCATCGTCCACCGGCTGGACAAGGACACGTCCGGGCTCCTGGTGGCCGCCAAGGACGACGCGGCCCACCTGGGGCTCGCCCGCCAGATCCGCTCCCACCAGGTGCGCCGAGTCTACCGGGCGATCGCTTACGGGGTCGTGGAGCCTCCCGAGGCCACCGTCGACCTCCCGGTGGGCCGCCACCCCCTCCACCGCACCCGCATGGCCGTCCGGCCCGACGGCCGCCCCGCCGTGACCCACTACCGGGTGCTGGAACACCTCCCCGGCCCGCCCCGCTGCACCTTCCTGGAGCTCCGCCTGGAGACGGGCCGAACCCACCAGATCCGGGTCCACCTGAGCCACCAGGGCCACCCGCTGGTCGACGACCCCACGTACGCCCCGGGGCGTCCACGGCTGGGGCTGGGGCGCCAGGCGCTCCACGCGGCCGAGCTGGCCTTCCAGCACCCGGTGACGGGGGAGGACCTGCACCTCACGGCGCCGCTACCTCAGCAGATGGAGGCGTTGCTCAGGCGGCTGCGGGGGACTCCCGCGAAGGGCTAA
- a CDS encoding tetratricopeptide repeat protein, producing MLVRHLEEEKVDHSNPWSAWIALEKGLLALDQDRYEEALDSSRQAAVLANQHSDWECQAEAHALAGIALRYLWRPTSAIRHLQAAARQARPHQPLHARVLIHLAHAQLDAGLYRPALDIYESIRAHVHEPPLAESVPEGKAFALERLGQPDTALQVHRVILRRYEADGEPRSIARVLNNMGLCHKRMDDWREARSFWQESLQVQTDGFDAACTLEELAQSAVLADRREQAMEYVDRAESFVAPFPRHPSRATLTLLREGILGADRTGPFPEWSRLLASADPELRSLWIQGSAEAALYLCWRAPLNEALAALNEFAVGMLASGPPELGTSPPP from the coding sequence GTGCTCGTACGTCATCTAGAAGAAGAGAAGGTCGACCATAGTAACCCCTGGTCCGCTTGGATTGCTCTAGAGAAAGGGCTGCTTGCGCTGGACCAGGATCGGTACGAGGAAGCGCTGGATAGCTCTCGTCAGGCCGCGGTCCTCGCCAACCAGCACTCGGACTGGGAGTGTCAGGCCGAAGCGCATGCACTCGCAGGCATCGCTCTCCGTTACCTGTGGCGACCCACGAGCGCCATCCGCCATCTTCAGGCTGCAGCCAGGCAGGCTCGCCCGCACCAACCGCTTCACGCCCGCGTCCTGATTCATCTGGCCCACGCGCAGCTGGATGCAGGCCTCTACCGGCCGGCGCTCGACATCTATGAGTCCATTCGTGCACACGTGCACGAACCACCGCTGGCAGAATCGGTCCCCGAAGGCAAGGCCTTCGCACTGGAGCGCCTGGGTCAACCGGACACCGCCTTGCAGGTGCACCGCGTTATTCTGAGGCGCTATGAGGCCGACGGCGAACCTCGCAGCATTGCCCGCGTGTTGAACAACATGGGGCTGTGCCACAAACGGATGGACGACTGGAGAGAGGCCCGCTCATTCTGGCAGGAGAGCCTGCAGGTGCAGACCGACGGCTTCGACGCCGCCTGCACCCTGGAAGAGCTCGCGCAGAGCGCCGTCCTGGCAGACCGACGCGAGCAAGCGATGGAGTACGTTGACCGGGCTGAGTCCTTCGTCGCCCCCTTTCCACGCCATCCTTCCCGGGCGACCCTCACGCTTCTCCGGGAAGGTATTCTGGGGGCGGACAGGACCGGACCGTTCCCCGAATGGTCCCGGCTCCTCGCTTCTGCCGATCCCGAGCTTCGGTCCCTGTGGATTCAGGGCTCCGCCGAGGCAGCGCTTTACCTCTGCTGGAGGGCCCCCCTGAATGAGGCACTCGCGGCTCTCAATGAGTTCGCAGTCGGAATGCTGGCATCGGGACCGCCCGAGCTAGGCACGTCGCCTCCGCCGTAG
- a CDS encoding DUF5665 domain-containing protein, whose translation MRRPAERRDAEGALLRNLVHRVNELGRRMEEAHIGELVEFYRNPRRALLLQLGGGVFRGVGIAIGFTVVSALILYTLTRLAALNLPLIGAVIADIVRIVERELNLGP comes from the coding sequence ATGAGGCGGCCGGCAGAGAGGCGCGACGCGGAAGGCGCGCTCCTTCGCAACCTGGTGCACCGGGTGAACGAGCTGGGGCGCCGGATGGAGGAGGCCCACATCGGCGAGCTGGTAGAGTTCTACCGGAACCCCCGGCGGGCGCTGCTCCTTCAGCTCGGCGGCGGCGTCTTCCGGGGGGTGGGCATCGCCATCGGCTTCACCGTCGTGAGCGCGTTGATCCTCTACACGCTCACCCGGCTGGCCGCCCTCAACCTGCCCCTCATCGGTGCGGTGATCGCCGACATCGTCCGCATCGTCGAGCGGGAGCTGAACCTGGGTCCTTGA
- a CDS encoding flavoprotein: MRERMCDRLLVGVAGSVRAVQLPEYLQVLRAEFTEQIKIIATRSASRMIPPRILELYADDRVFVDLWDRSPTVKVPHVNLVEWAEMFLILPATASIIGKAANGIGDDLLSTAVIMARAPVLFAPAMNADMWNSAAVQRNVAQLVRDGNYVVQPSLGLSVTSSQNKVHGVGPGIENLLRQLQHFFLHRLQVAQLSSSSLVAHRALENELSAVSDKG, translated from the coding sequence ATGAGAGAAAGGATGTGTGACCGTCTGCTTGTCGGCGTGGCGGGCTCAGTGCGCGCAGTCCAACTTCCAGAATACCTGCAGGTATTGCGAGCAGAGTTCACCGAACAGATCAAAATCATAGCGACGCGCTCGGCTAGCAGGATGATACCTCCGAGAATTCTGGAACTGTATGCAGACGACAGGGTGTTCGTTGACCTGTGGGATCGGTCACCCACTGTGAAGGTACCGCACGTCAATCTCGTCGAGTGGGCAGAGATGTTTCTCATTTTACCTGCCACAGCATCAATCATTGGCAAGGCTGCAAACGGAATTGGGGATGACCTCCTGTCCACTGCCGTCATCATGGCACGGGCACCGGTTCTCTTCGCGCCAGCAATGAACGCTGACATGTGGAACAGCGCCGCGGTTCAGAGGAATGTCGCGCAACTTGTACGCGACGGAAACTACGTGGTTCAGCCATCGCTTGGGCTCTCAGTAACTTCTAGCCAAAACAAGGTACATGGTGTGGGTCCAGGTATTGAGAATCTCCTTAGACAGCTTCAACACTTCTTCCTGCATAGGCTACAGGTAGCGCAACTCTCGTCGTCCAGTCTGGTCGCGCATCGCGCCCTGGAGAATGAGTTGTCCGCCGTATCTGATAAAGGCTAG
- a CDS encoding TraR/DksA C4-type zinc finger protein, which produces MDPQRMKERLLKERDRLASLWERLNEGGLGRDSLRGATAELSVADQHPADLGTETFERGKDLALRESTGQLLAEVNTALENLERGTYGICQQCGRPIEAERLEALPYAGLCRRCQEEMEQETTAGEARTRPIEEESLPGSFSREFGDEPEEVGVEGEDIWQDVARYGTANTPQDVPGSVSYDEAFIEAEEPRGAVEPVEEIPDLAGNMATDWDEIYPEPRPEAEETRTAEGNPQSGRRRPVGDPDEEEHTANLDEIDLEAADLDDLDDEP; this is translated from the coding sequence GTGGACCCGCAGAGGATGAAGGAGCGGCTCCTGAAGGAGCGCGACCGGCTGGCCAGCCTCTGGGAGCGGCTGAACGAGGGCGGGCTGGGAAGGGACTCGCTGCGAGGGGCGACCGCCGAGCTTTCGGTGGCGGACCAGCACCCCGCGGACCTGGGAACGGAGACCTTTGAACGGGGGAAGGACCTGGCCCTGCGGGAGAGCACGGGACAGCTCCTGGCAGAGGTGAACACCGCCCTCGAGAACCTCGAGCGGGGCACCTACGGGATCTGCCAGCAGTGCGGGCGCCCCATCGAGGCCGAGCGGCTCGAGGCCCTTCCCTACGCGGGGCTCTGCCGCCGGTGCCAGGAGGAGATGGAGCAGGAGACCACGGCCGGTGAGGCGCGCACCCGACCCATCGAGGAGGAGAGCCTGCCGGGCTCCTTCTCCCGGGAGTTCGGCGACGAGCCCGAGGAGGTGGGGGTGGAGGGCGAGGACATCTGGCAGGACGTGGCTCGCTACGGCACCGCCAACACCCCCCAGGACGTCCCCGGCTCGGTCTCCTACGACGAGGCCTTCATCGAGGCCGAGGAGCCCCGGGGCGCAGTGGAGCCTGTGGAGGAGATCCCGGACCTGGCGGGGAACATGGCCACCGACTGGGATGAGATCTACCCCGAGCCCCGGCCCGAGGCCGAGGAGACCCGCACCGCTGAAGGCAACCCCCAGTCCGGCCGACGCCGGCCCGTGGGCGACCCCGACGAGGAGGAACACACGGCCAACCTGGATGAGATCGACCTGGAAGCCGCAGACCTGGACGACCTCGATGACGAGCCGTAG